Proteins from a single region of Nakamurella deserti:
- a CDS encoding ABC transporter ATP-binding protein: MTTQVLEVDHLVGGYRSAEVVRDVSFSVAEGEIVALLGPNGAGKTTTLLTIAGLIRPLRGAVRVLGEPIGREATSRIARRGMVLVPDDRGLFGELNVADTLRLAQRSRVRKTDDVLELLPALQRLWRRRVALLSGGEQQMLALAAALVRRPRLLMLDEMSLGLAPQIVTGLLAAVRTMADREGTGVLLVEQHARVALGASDRAIVLRHGEIALTGRPDDVGARLEAGESSYLGDSQHTAAPPDGSDGIVVR, encoded by the coding sequence ATGACGACGCAGGTCCTGGAGGTCGACCATCTGGTCGGCGGTTACCGCAGTGCCGAGGTCGTGCGCGACGTCTCGTTCTCGGTGGCGGAGGGGGAGATCGTCGCTCTCCTGGGTCCGAACGGCGCCGGGAAGACGACCACCCTCCTCACCATCGCCGGTCTGATCCGTCCACTTCGCGGGGCGGTACGGGTTCTCGGTGAGCCGATCGGACGCGAGGCGACGAGTCGCATCGCGCGACGCGGCATGGTGTTGGTGCCCGACGACCGGGGGCTGTTCGGCGAGCTGAACGTCGCCGACACGCTGCGGCTCGCTCAGCGGTCCCGCGTCCGGAAGACCGACGACGTCCTCGAGCTGTTGCCGGCGCTGCAGCGCTTGTGGCGTCGCCGGGTCGCTCTGCTGTCGGGCGGCGAACAGCAGATGCTCGCGCTCGCCGCGGCGCTGGTGCGGCGCCCGCGTCTGCTGATGCTCGACGAGATGAGCCTCGGCCTGGCCCCGCAGATCGTGACCGGACTGCTGGCAGCGGTGCGGACCATGGCGGACCGGGAGGGAACGGGCGTGCTGCTCGTCGAACAGCACGCGCGGGTGGCTCTCGGCGCGTCGGATCGCGCCATCGTCCTACGACACGGAGAGATCGCCCTGACCGGGCGCCCCGATGACGTCGGTGCCCGACTCGAAGCCGGCGAGAGCTCGTATCTGGGCGACTCGCAGCACACCGCGGCGCCGCCGGACGGGAGTGACGGGATCGTCGTCCGATGA
- a CDS encoding ABC transporter ATP-binding protein, producing the protein MADTIGVPDPAARSGLSVRAATVRYGGVVAVDDVDLDVAPGEIVGLIGPNGAGKTSFIDGVLGFTPRSGEVTIDGRVVSRSGPHRIARLGLERTWQSPDLFGDLTVGENIDVGNRPGHPVRTLLQDVFRRRRPMVVPADLLEDFELSGRLDSVPSTLSLGQQKLLGVARALVSDPSVLLLDEPAAGLDSTESRHLGRHLRALADRGLGMLLVDHDMDLVFGICDRVVVLEFGRVIATGTPSQVRSSPAVIAAYLGAPDTSVTASTPTTTERTS; encoded by the coding sequence ATGGCTGACACCATCGGCGTCCCGGATCCGGCGGCCCGGTCCGGACTCTCGGTGCGCGCCGCCACCGTGCGGTACGGCGGTGTCGTCGCGGTGGACGACGTCGACCTCGACGTGGCGCCGGGCGAGATCGTCGGTCTGATCGGCCCGAACGGCGCGGGCAAGACGAGCTTCATCGACGGGGTCCTCGGCTTCACTCCCCGTTCCGGCGAGGTCACCATCGACGGACGCGTGGTCAGCCGGTCCGGTCCCCACCGCATCGCGCGTTTGGGTCTGGAACGGACGTGGCAGAGCCCGGACCTGTTCGGTGACCTCACCGTCGGGGAGAACATCGACGTCGGCAACCGGCCCGGTCACCCGGTACGGACGCTGCTGCAGGATGTGTTCCGACGACGCCGTCCGATGGTGGTGCCGGCGGACCTCCTGGAGGACTTCGAGCTCAGCGGACGGCTGGACTCCGTGCCCTCGACGCTGTCCCTGGGTCAACAGAAGCTCCTGGGGGTCGCCCGGGCGCTCGTCAGCGACCCGTCCGTCCTCCTGCTGGACGAGCCCGCCGCCGGCCTGGACTCCACCGAGAGCCGACACCTCGGCCGCCACCTGCGCGCACTGGCCGACCGCGGCCTGGGGATGCTGCTGGTGGACCACGACATGGACCTCGTCTTCGGCATCTGTGACCGGGTGGTGGTGCTGGAGTTCGGCCGGGTGATCGCCACCGGGACCCCGTCGCAGGTGCGGTCCTCGCCTGCGGTGATCGCGGCGTACCTCGGCGCCCCCGATACGTCGGTAACGGCTTCGACACCTACGACCACGGAGAGGACGTCATGA
- a CDS encoding muconolactone Delta-isomerase — protein sequence MEFLVEAEFRLPPDLDAGTRQHLLDDESRYGAARRDDGDLVRIWRVPGRPANVAIWRAADATALHELLAALPLYRHKSITVRPLALHPLETAEPEESPRQRTDGKSS from the coding sequence GTGGAGTTCCTCGTCGAGGCCGAGTTCCGGCTGCCACCGGATCTGGACGCCGGAACCCGGCAGCACCTGCTCGACGACGAGTCGCGCTACGGTGCGGCACGACGCGACGACGGGGATCTCGTCCGGATCTGGCGGGTGCCGGGCCGCCCGGCGAACGTGGCGATCTGGCGGGCCGCCGACGCCACGGCCCTGCACGAACTCCTCGCGGCCCTGCCGCTCTACCGTCACAAGTCCATCACCGTGCGGCCTCTCGCGCTGCACCCCCTTGAAACCGCAGAACCGGAAGAGTCGCCGCGTCAGCGGACCGACGGAAAGTCGTCATGA
- a CDS encoding ABC transporter permease produces MEWLLFAVLGLAAGVAYGGLGLAIVATKRGTGVVNLAQGAVAMWGAYVYQAMRDTGTLHLPVPGIPSTISTGGPAGPAVAITAGVLSSVVLSLLAYALVFRPLRNAPPLAGVVASIGITTVIQSIVTIQFGTGQIIVPSWLGTDTLKIAGQTVPVDRIESLILFVVVVVAVWAYLRFARQGSALAAYADNARAVTLMGYSADLLALRAWTLSGLIAGIVGVTVAPLVPLNPVTMTLYIVPALAAALLARFRSVIVVAVAGLGIGVLQALLTYLKTMPWYPSWLQVGAEDLIPFLLIIGVLLFGPASLGGRGAAVAGRLPAVRRPTSARGPVIVVVVATGIALAVFDGVYRFAFTQSLIAALLVLSVVILTGYAGQISIAPVAIAGAAGLLVARLTVDGGLPFPVAAVISVAIAAALGMLVALPALRAVGIQLTVVTLALSVAAQSVLFSNPVLNPAALGTLPAPRLFGVDLSVRAGADLARVPFILLCAGVLVVALVVLSRAAGGRTGVRLLSVRSNERAAASVGVGIVETKALVFALSSVLAATAGVLMTYSVGQFSSAAFDVLSVALPLLAFAYLGGITSLTGALLGALMVPGGVTYVLVSGWFQDPGSWYLLLSGCVLILTAILNPEGIAGATSRMLSGQRLPVGRRPSTGDRAEPVVTTERVEVTHG; encoded by the coding sequence ATGGAATGGCTGCTCTTCGCGGTCCTCGGCCTGGCGGCCGGGGTCGCGTACGGCGGGCTGGGGCTGGCGATCGTGGCGACGAAACGGGGCACCGGAGTCGTCAACCTCGCGCAGGGGGCCGTGGCGATGTGGGGCGCCTACGTCTACCAGGCGATGCGCGACACGGGCACGCTCCACCTGCCGGTGCCGGGCATCCCGAGCACGATCTCCACCGGGGGGCCTGCTGGTCCGGCGGTGGCGATCACCGCGGGAGTGCTGTCGTCTGTCGTGCTGTCCCTGCTGGCCTACGCCCTCGTGTTCCGGCCGCTGCGCAATGCGCCGCCGCTCGCCGGCGTCGTGGCGTCGATCGGGATCACCACGGTGATCCAGTCGATCGTGACCATCCAGTTCGGCACCGGCCAGATCATCGTGCCGTCGTGGCTCGGCACGGACACGTTGAAGATCGCCGGTCAGACCGTCCCGGTGGATCGGATCGAGTCGCTGATCCTCTTCGTCGTCGTGGTCGTCGCGGTCTGGGCCTACCTCCGGTTCGCGCGGCAGGGCAGCGCCCTCGCCGCCTACGCGGACAACGCCCGGGCGGTGACGCTCATGGGGTACTCGGCCGACCTGTTGGCTCTCCGGGCATGGACCCTCTCCGGCCTCATCGCGGGGATCGTCGGTGTCACCGTGGCGCCGCTCGTCCCGCTCAACCCCGTGACGATGACGCTGTACATCGTGCCGGCGCTCGCCGCGGCACTCCTGGCCCGGTTCCGATCGGTGATCGTCGTCGCCGTCGCGGGGCTGGGGATCGGGGTCCTGCAGGCCCTGCTGACCTACCTCAAGACGATGCCCTGGTACCCGTCCTGGCTGCAGGTCGGCGCCGAGGACCTGATCCCGTTCCTGCTGATCATCGGCGTGCTGCTGTTCGGTCCCGCATCGCTCGGCGGCCGCGGCGCCGCCGTCGCGGGTCGCCTCCCGGCGGTCCGTCGACCGACTTCGGCACGCGGGCCGGTCATCGTCGTCGTGGTGGCGACCGGGATCGCCCTGGCGGTGTTCGACGGGGTGTACCGCTTCGCCTTCACCCAGTCCCTGATCGCCGCGCTACTGGTCCTGTCCGTGGTGATCCTCACCGGCTACGCGGGTCAGATCTCCATCGCCCCGGTGGCCATCGCCGGCGCGGCCGGACTGCTGGTCGCCCGGCTCACCGTCGACGGCGGCCTCCCCTTTCCGGTCGCCGCGGTCATCTCGGTGGCGATCGCAGCTGCCCTGGGGATGCTCGTCGCACTCCCCGCCCTGCGGGCCGTGGGCATCCAGCTGACCGTCGTGACGCTCGCGCTCTCCGTCGCCGCGCAGTCCGTCCTGTTCTCCAACCCCGTCCTCAACCCGGCCGCCCTCGGCACCCTGCCCGCACCGCGGCTGTTCGGTGTCGACCTCAGCGTCCGGGCGGGCGCCGACCTCGCCCGCGTCCCCTTCATCCTGCTCTGCGCGGGAGTACTCGTCGTCGCTCTCGTCGTCCTCTCGCGCGCAGCGGGCGGCCGGACCGGTGTGCGGCTTCTCTCCGTGCGCTCCAACGAGCGCGCGGCGGCGTCGGTGGGTGTGGGCATCGTGGAGACCAAGGCGCTGGTCTTCGCCCTGTCCTCGGTGCTCGCGGCGACCGCCGGTGTGCTGATGACCTACAGCGTCGGGCAGTTCTCGAGTGCGGCCTTCGACGTGCTGTCGGTCGCGCTGCCGCTGCTCGCCTTCGCCTACCTCGGCGGCATCACCAGCCTGACCGGAGCGCTGCTCGGTGCCCTGATGGTGCCCGGCGGGGTCACCTACGTCCTCGTCAGCGGATGGTTCCAGGACCCGGGTTCGTGGTACCTGCTGCTGTCGGGGTGTGTGCTCATCCTGACCGCCATCCTGAACCCGGAGGGCATCGCCGGGGCCACGTCCAGAATGCTGTCGGGGCAACGGTTGCCGGTCGGACGCCGGCCGTCCACCGGCGACCGGGCCGAGCCTGTCGTCACGACGGAACGCGTCGAGGTGACCCATGGCTGA
- a CDS encoding LysR family transcriptional regulator, with amino-acid sequence MDLRQLEYFCAIVEAGSLSAAARRIPVAQPTLTVAMRNLEREVRTPLLIRAAPGVTPTEAGRYLHEEARRILREVANATTHLHEMARGAIGDINLSAGQVYSWGHLATVLNAVTVAAPDIHVRLSDPPPLEILRRVGVGDDDLGIVTTSDPGRLAELYGDRLEFRPLCELPIVAVLPPAFSDAPDPIGLDELRDQPWIVPATPPSFPGMASLMERMWSSRGWTPRVIRKVSASETSLPMIAGGLGVALMPNQIGSLAGRSVELRRTVETVPALIAVAVWQRERAMTPATRTFLRVLTEVHRDDVARVPQVRT; translated from the coding sequence GTGGACCTGAGACAGTTGGAGTATTTCTGCGCCATCGTCGAGGCCGGGTCCCTGTCGGCAGCGGCACGGCGGATCCCGGTCGCCCAGCCCACGCTGACGGTCGCGATGCGCAATCTGGAGCGGGAAGTCCGGACACCACTGCTCATCCGCGCGGCCCCGGGGGTCACCCCCACCGAGGCGGGCCGCTACCTCCACGAGGAGGCGCGCCGGATCCTGCGTGAGGTCGCCAACGCCACGACGCACCTCCACGAGATGGCTCGTGGCGCCATCGGCGACATCAACCTGTCGGCCGGGCAGGTCTACAGCTGGGGCCACCTGGCCACGGTGCTCAACGCAGTCACGGTGGCCGCCCCGGACATCCACGTGCGACTGTCGGATCCGCCGCCGTTGGAGATCCTGCGGCGGGTCGGTGTGGGTGACGACGATCTGGGCATCGTGACGACGTCCGATCCCGGCAGACTCGCCGAGCTCTACGGGGACCGCCTGGAGTTCCGTCCCCTCTGTGAGCTGCCCATCGTCGCCGTGTTGCCGCCCGCGTTCTCCGATGCGCCGGATCCGATCGGTCTCGACGAGTTGCGCGATCAGCCCTGGATCGTCCCCGCGACGCCACCGAGCTTTCCCGGTATGGCGAGTCTGATGGAGCGGATGTGGAGCAGTCGCGGTTGGACTCCCCGGGTCATCCGCAAGGTGTCGGCCAGTGAGACCAGCCTGCCGATGATCGCCGGCGGTCTGGGAGTCGCACTGATGCCGAACCAGATCGGCTCTCTCGCCGGTCGATCGGTGGAGCTGCGCCGCACGGTGGAGACGGTGCCCGCCCTCATCGCGGTGGCGGTCTGGCAACGTGAGCGCGCGATGACGCCGGCGACCCGGACCTTCCTGCGCGTGCTCACCGAGGTGCACCGGGACGACGTGGCCCGGGTTCCGCAGGTCCGGACCTGA
- a CDS encoding NIPSNAP family protein codes for MIVDQRTYAARPGRLQEFVDTFTARGLPLYTRYCGTLIGYFTSESGALNQVVHLWGYADAADRDIRRAALARDPGWQVFLDMALPLLVSQESRLLRPTAFSPSIALPAGQVGREWSS; via the coding sequence ATGATCGTCGATCAACGCACCTACGCCGCTCGACCGGGGCGGCTGCAGGAGTTCGTCGACACGTTCACGGCGCGGGGCCTGCCGTTGTACACCCGCTACTGCGGGACGCTCATCGGCTACTTCACCTCCGAGAGTGGCGCGCTGAACCAGGTGGTGCACCTCTGGGGATACGCCGATGCCGCGGATCGCGACATCCGTCGCGCCGCGCTGGCTCGCGACCCGGGTTGGCAGGTGTTCCTGGACATGGCGCTGCCTCTGCTCGTCAGCCAGGAGAGCCGCCTCCTGAGACCGACGGCGTTCTCGCCGAGCATCGCCCTGCCGGCCGGCCAGGTGGGCCGGGAGTGGTCGTCGTGA
- a CDS encoding SDR family NAD(P)-dependent oxidoreductase, producing MSDTGDGFAGQVLLLTGAAGGIGAEVAASFVGAGADVVLADFDIAEAEAVARRIDPTGSRTLAAHYDAACPESSVAIVDAAIDRFGRIDHVVACAGIYVDQSVETMTVQQWRRTLSVNLDGVFYLVSAAVASIRDGGSIVTVASLAGHRGSPLHAHYAASKAGVIGLTRTLAGELGPRLRVNGVSPGIISTPMTEAMIADRGDTVLAQTPLRRLGTPAEVASVIAFLCSDAASFVNGEFIHVNGGLFMAG from the coding sequence ATGAGCGACACAGGTGACGGTTTCGCCGGGCAGGTCCTCCTGCTGACCGGCGCTGCCGGGGGAATCGGTGCGGAGGTCGCGGCCTCCTTCGTCGGCGCGGGCGCCGACGTCGTGCTGGCCGACTTCGACATCGCCGAAGCCGAAGCCGTCGCCCGCCGGATCGATCCGACGGGTTCGCGGACGCTGGCCGCCCACTACGACGCGGCATGTCCGGAATCGTCGGTGGCGATCGTCGACGCCGCCATCGACAGGTTCGGCCGGATCGACCACGTGGTCGCCTGCGCCGGCATCTATGTCGATCAGAGCGTGGAGACGATGACGGTCCAGCAATGGCGCAGAACGCTGTCGGTCAACCTCGACGGCGTGTTCTACCTCGTCAGTGCCGCCGTCGCATCGATCAGGGACGGCGGCTCGATCGTCACGGTGGCCTCGCTCGCGGGCCACCGGGGCAGTCCCCTGCACGCGCACTACGCGGCGAGCAAGGCGGGCGTCATCGGTCTGACGCGCACGCTGGCGGGCGAGCTCGGTCCGCGACTCCGGGTGAACGGGGTGTCGCCCGGGATCATCAGCACCCCGATGACCGAGGCGATGATCGCCGACCGTGGCGACACGGTCCTCGCGCAGACTCCGCTGCGCCGCCTGGGTACCCCTGCGGAGGTCGCCTCGGTCATCGCGTTCCTGTGCAGCGATGCTGCGAGCTTCGTCAACGGCGAGTTCATCCATGTCAACGGCGGCCTCTTCATGGCGGGTTGA
- a CDS encoding ABC transporter substrate-binding protein translates to MRIVKQLSVLGIVAAAAVVSACSGTAGGSASPPTSTPTATAIKIGFLNQGSGALAFPDFGAGGTVGADQVNADGGVNGHPIDLVTCNTDGTPAASVKCANQFVSDEVVAVVQGIDLSSDTALEILAGAGIPFVGHTPFGSAQADSPDAWFFGAAPGAFYSVPLKTLKEEYGARTVAFLNPDSPVDRSVADISLVPAAEALGIDLSLNFYSTPANYNAAFASAVADNPDAVFIIGPEPDCTAFIQAARTLGYQGDIFAGSCGQFVTADPAAAEGVLADSDLYATSDTSGIPESAARQIATYLKAVEGQPAANVDNFTQMTFSAMQDLAAVARTVDGEVTAESLTAALRGFSGVDSFMGQPLNCDGKQWPDNMSICAPGLLVHVVKDGKLQPLSDTFVTTADLYES, encoded by the coding sequence ATGAGAATCGTCAAGCAGCTGTCCGTCCTGGGAATCGTCGCGGCGGCGGCGGTGGTGTCCGCCTGTTCCGGTACCGCGGGTGGATCCGCATCCCCTCCGACGTCGACGCCGACCGCCACGGCCATCAAGATCGGGTTCCTGAACCAGGGCTCCGGTGCCCTGGCGTTCCCCGACTTCGGCGCCGGCGGCACCGTGGGTGCCGACCAGGTCAACGCCGACGGCGGTGTCAACGGCCACCCGATCGACCTGGTCACCTGCAACACCGACGGCACACCCGCCGCCTCGGTCAAGTGCGCGAACCAGTTCGTCTCCGACGAGGTCGTCGCCGTCGTACAGGGCATCGATCTGAGCTCGGACACCGCGCTGGAGATCCTGGCGGGCGCCGGCATCCCGTTCGTCGGTCACACCCCCTTCGGCTCCGCCCAGGCCGACAGCCCGGACGCCTGGTTCTTCGGTGCGGCACCCGGGGCGTTCTACAGCGTCCCGTTGAAGACCCTCAAGGAGGAGTACGGGGCCAGGACGGTCGCGTTCCTCAATCCGGACTCGCCGGTCGACCGGTCGGTCGCCGACATCTCGCTCGTCCCCGCGGCCGAAGCGCTGGGAATCGATCTGTCGTTGAACTTCTACTCCACTCCGGCCAACTACAACGCCGCGTTCGCCTCGGCGGTCGCCGACAACCCCGACGCCGTGTTCATCATCGGACCGGAGCCCGACTGCACCGCCTTCATCCAGGCGGCCCGCACCCTCGGCTACCAGGGCGACATCTTCGCCGGCAGCTGCGGCCAGTTCGTCACCGCCGACCCCGCTGCGGCGGAGGGGGTCCTGGCGGACTCGGACCTCTACGCGACCAGCGACACGTCTGGTATCCCGGAGTCCGCGGCGCGTCAGATCGCGACCTATCTGAAAGCGGTGGAGGGTCAGCCGGCGGCCAACGTCGACAACTTCACCCAGATGACGTTCTCGGCCATGCAGGACCTCGCGGCCGTGGCGCGGACCGTCGACGGGGAGGTGACCGCGGAGTCGCTCACGGCGGCGCTGCGGGGCTTCTCCGGCGTGGACAGCTTCATGGGCCAGCCGCTGAACTGCGACGGCAAGCAGTGGCCGGACAACATGTCGATCTGCGCGCCGGGTCTGCTGGTCCACGTCGTGAAGGACGGGAAGCTCCAACCGCTCAGTGACACCTTCGTCACCACCGCAGACCTGTACGAGAGCTGA
- a CDS encoding shikimate dehydrogenase family protein, translated as MISGTTRTCFVVADPVHHLRTPTSLNRIWEAQGDDAVTVAAHVTAAGLSAFLAGIRVNASVLGTVVTVPHKENAAALCDELGPNARLVGAVNVVRRTQDGRLVGETFDGLGFVAGLRAQGIEPEGQRVVVVGAGGAASAVAVALLSAGVRTLDVSNRTAPRAASLVERLHAAVPSGDVGTGLDRLPAATLVINATSAGLHPADVSPLPAAAFPAGATAADVVMSSSPTPFLAAAAAAGLRTHEGIHMLAGQTHLIAQFLRAS; from the coding sequence GTGATCTCCGGCACCACGAGAACCTGTTTCGTGGTGGCGGATCCCGTCCACCATCTGCGGACTCCGACGTCCCTGAACCGGATCTGGGAGGCGCAGGGTGACGACGCCGTCACGGTGGCCGCTCACGTCACCGCAGCCGGTCTGAGCGCCTTCCTCGCCGGCATCCGCGTCAACGCCAGTGTCCTCGGAACCGTCGTGACCGTTCCGCACAAGGAGAACGCCGCGGCACTGTGCGACGAGCTCGGGCCGAACGCCCGGCTCGTCGGCGCGGTCAACGTGGTGCGCCGGACCCAGGACGGCCGGCTCGTCGGCGAGACCTTCGACGGTCTCGGCTTCGTCGCGGGCCTGCGGGCGCAGGGCATCGAGCCCGAAGGACAACGGGTCGTCGTGGTGGGGGCCGGCGGCGCAGCGAGCGCCGTCGCCGTCGCGCTGCTGTCGGCCGGCGTGCGGACGTTGGACGTGAGCAACCGGACGGCCCCGAGGGCGGCTTCCCTGGTCGAACGGCTGCACGCTGCCGTGCCGTCGGGCGACGTCGGGACCGGTCTCGATCGCCTGCCCGCCGCGACACTCGTCATCAATGCGACCTCCGCGGGGCTGCACCCGGCAGACGTGTCCCCGCTTCCCGCCGCGGCCTTCCCGGCGGGTGCCACCGCCGCGGATGTCGTGATGAGCAGCAGTCCGACGCCGTTCCTCGCGGCCGCCGCGGCGGCGGGTCTCCGCACGCACGAGGGCATCCACATGCTCGCCGGACAAACCCATCTCATCGCGCAGTTCCTCCGCGCGTCGTAA
- a CDS encoding alcohol dehydrogenase catalytic domain-containing protein produces MRAVRFHSYGSPDVLVVEEAPEPHAGEGSVRITVRATSVNPIDVILRAGHLAQNFPLPLPAIPGRDAVGVVDEVRPGVTDAQVGDVVFGLGGVSDTTAEFAVLSAWSTVPEGWSTAQAAAAGLASATAAAGLEPLGDLNGRTLLIEGASGAVGSAAAAFALAAGATVVGTGRESSHPYLESLGVVPTTYGHGLAGRVAVLAPGGVHAALHAAPSDSLPDLLDIVGDRSRVVTVIDDDGAARLRVAKVNARNDSALLQYAAALGRRGLYTPRVDHEIPLVDAVEAHRLAESGSGKVVITQP; encoded by the coding sequence ATGCGTGCTGTCCGTTTCCACTCCTACGGCTCCCCCGACGTCCTCGTCGTCGAGGAGGCACCGGAGCCCCACGCCGGTGAAGGCTCGGTCCGGATCACGGTGCGCGCCACCAGCGTGAACCCTATCGACGTCATCCTGCGTGCCGGCCATCTCGCGCAGAACTTCCCCCTCCCCCTCCCCGCCATCCCCGGCCGGGACGCTGTCGGCGTCGTCGACGAGGTCCGCCCCGGAGTGACGGACGCACAGGTGGGTGACGTCGTCTTCGGTCTTGGCGGGGTCAGCGACACCACGGCGGAATTCGCGGTCCTGAGCGCCTGGAGCACCGTCCCCGAGGGGTGGTCGACGGCGCAGGCCGCCGCTGCCGGGCTCGCATCCGCCACCGCCGCCGCCGGCCTCGAACCGTTGGGTGACCTGAACGGCCGGACGCTGCTCATCGAGGGGGCGTCGGGGGCGGTCGGCAGCGCCGCCGCCGCTTTCGCCCTCGCCGCCGGCGCCACCGTCGTCGGAACCGGGCGGGAGAGCAGTCATCCCTACCTCGAGTCGCTCGGTGTCGTCCCCACGACCTACGGTCACGGACTGGCCGGACGCGTGGCCGTCCTCGCCCCCGGCGGCGTACACGCCGCCCTGCATGCGGCGCCGTCGGACTCGCTACCGGACCTGCTCGACATCGTCGGGGACCGTTCCCGCGTGGTCACGGTCATCGACGATGACGGGGCTGCGCGACTCCGCGTCGCGAAAGTCAACGCGCGCAACGACTCCGCCCTCCTGCAATACGCCGCCGCCCTCGGGCGCCGGGGCCTCTACACGCCCCGTGTCGACCATGAGATCCCACTGGTGGACGCCGTCGAGGCCCACCGGCTGGCGGAGAGCGGCAGCGGCAAGGTCGTCATCACCCAGCCCTGA
- a CDS encoding serine hydrolase domain-containing protein produces the protein MTSVHHSPAEAASMTDTVHGTADARFDGVRALLADNIRSGTEVGASIAVDLHGEMIVDLWGGYADAARTKPWSADTIVNVWSSTKTVTALAALMLVDRGELDVFAPVATYWPEFAANGKQAVEVRHLLSHTSGVSGWDTPFSIEDMYDWETSTSRLAAQAPWWQPGTASGYQASNMGHLVGEVVRRVSGKTLKEFVRTEIAEPLGADFQIGALPGDDHRVAEMIPFKTRAFDLDQIDRDSVLGKTLWGPMGDPNSANTAEWRRADIGAVNGHGNARSMARVLSVLSLGGTVDGIRLLGPDTIDLIFQEQANGVDLVLGVPLRWGIGFGLPQPETVPSIPTDERICFWGGWGGSMIVAHPDRGLTISYMMNKMADGVILGSDAAHSYVTAIYEALA, from the coding sequence ATGACGTCCGTCCACCACTCCCCCGCAGAGGCCGCATCCATGACCGACACCGTCCACGGGACCGCGGACGCCCGCTTCGACGGGGTGCGAGCCCTGCTGGCGGACAACATCCGGTCCGGCACGGAGGTCGGTGCCTCGATCGCCGTCGACCTCCACGGCGAGATGATCGTGGACCTGTGGGGCGGGTATGCGGACGCCGCCCGTACGAAGCCCTGGTCGGCCGACACGATCGTCAACGTCTGGTCGAGCACCAAGACCGTGACCGCCCTGGCCGCCCTGATGCTGGTGGACCGTGGCGAGCTCGACGTCTTCGCACCGGTCGCGACGTACTGGCCCGAGTTCGCCGCGAACGGCAAGCAGGCGGTCGAGGTGCGACACCTGCTGTCCCACACCTCGGGCGTCTCCGGGTGGGACACCCCGTTCTCGATCGAGGACATGTACGACTGGGAGACATCGACGAGTCGGCTGGCGGCGCAGGCGCCCTGGTGGCAGCCCGGCACCGCGTCCGGCTATCAGGCGTCGAACATGGGACACCTGGTCGGCGAGGTCGTGCGACGCGTCAGCGGAAAGACGCTGAAAGAATTCGTCCGCACCGAGATCGCCGAGCCGCTCGGGGCCGACTTCCAGATCGGAGCGCTGCCGGGCGACGATCACCGGGTGGCGGAGATGATCCCGTTCAAGACCCGCGCGTTCGACCTCGACCAGATCGACCGCGACAGCGTGCTGGGCAAGACCCTCTGGGGTCCCATGGGCGACCCCAACTCCGCGAACACCGCGGAGTGGCGACGAGCCGACATCGGTGCGGTGAACGGCCACGGCAACGCCCGATCGATGGCTCGCGTCCTGTCCGTCCTCTCGCTCGGCGGGACCGTCGACGGCATCAGGCTTCTCGGGCCGGACACCATCGACCTGATCTTCCAGGAGCAGGCGAACGGGGTCGACCTCGTCCTCGGGGTGCCGCTCCGGTGGGGCATCGGCTTCGGCCTGCCCCAGCCCGAGACGGTGCCGTCGATCCCCACGGACGAGAGGATCTGCTTCTGGGGCGGCTGGGGCGGTTCGATGATCGTCGCGCACCCGGACCGCGGTCTGACGATCTCGTACATGATGAACAAGATGGCCGACGGCGTCATCCTCGGGTCCGACGCCGCCCACAGCTACGTCACCGCCATCTACGAAGCACTCGCCTGA